The Vulgatibacter sp. genome window below encodes:
- a CDS encoding translocation/assembly module TamB domain-containing protein, whose product MRRRLLIGAALLLVGVPLLLLGAAALIFSTDGGQRWLAARVVAQVNPRIAGRVALERAALGLDGVRLEGVRIWAPGAAEPAVEAGSLYVAPAITAALLQGRVRIHDALLEEARVLVESPADGGLPGIARAFQPRDPAPPARDAGDEGGGGWEILVDRIAIERSALVVRTVGAPPQVDLDGLSLELRGRVDADGVRADGSLTARLHAPVQGPAAVEIGATLGGGYRSLQVRRLEGRIGGSTIAFHGNAALDSLAAEIPSLQMRLLPADVPGLVAGWSPTVPLRLEGSARFASGTLATKLEVVQEAPGAPAPPPDDAIARADAKDALPASDRPVAGDPDAPPAPRHLRIDAELQPVAGTWRLDLRGAALDPHGFDARAPAGAIDLGLALEGAGLDQADGTIELPAVELGGGRAGPIRIAGSFREERLEFRSLSATLAGGSLEASGWSGAERADLRFDLDARNARQLLREVERIAAGAGAELPALPAITGAARIDGRVQGPFAAPAVVARIRSPDLTVAGSRLVGLDGDVDLAGPPTKPSGKVSLRLERAALGSTRIDAVTADLHLGGTRLRGTVDGRTVAGRIRADLDVEGRRAWQELAVGRLDLRWPRAAWSLASPARLVLADGITVEGLALRSDHGARIDGSGSLRASGALALDLRAAGVDLGRLPPALAPAELGLAGTASLSAKLGGTVGRPKGEVQLALADGALGGVEGIALDTWLLLDGKTVEAKLRGGHGGAQLEATATAAWPIAPRGRFGLDGRLTGLDLAELVRLLALDEALAGSVAAELSLEGSLDDPRGTVEIRGSALAARGVELTAARIGAVLGEEIRIEADAAGGAGTVEGAVTFALSPAALRRHPEALLAAPLQGRVQAKGLELARLAAAGGADPLALRGSVDVDAALTGSIRAPRGTATLQLVDAWNGEVGPLDATLVLAAQDGGTELRVDSKILGKRFLAGSLGVAAALEQLGDPEALRHTALRGEVAARSLELAAAAWAFGFRGETAGTVEGTLRLAGTTGAPRIDLDAQVADLALGGVAFGEVALDASYEGRKLGAAVALRGASGGEASLRGAWPVDLAIPAVAGGSLAALAEAPLDLAFKATALDLAFLEGLSPDLRQAEGKLDGTVQVVGKLPLPTFEGALALRDGRFGYTGYGDVREIALEVELRPEVIRLRRMSAEAGGTITASGAATRGGPGEPYAIDLQLDSKRFALTTDDLVRGWLDARAQVTGSAGLEGVDARLAIERAAIELADTPSKAVQSLDPHPDFVVVRGGMAPLRAIHKRVKAVRRRDDGGYPIALAIASERPVRIEGTDVQLTAGADLSIVVLDGSPQFAGTISVEKGHVMVMSRRFEFARGRVYYTGAEAPGDPRLDVVVRHESQHALVTVTVGGTVQKPTTNLRSNPPYSEAQIAELLATGRLQGRVGAAGAAGAGGAASALGAVLTTQLKKGIAAKLPLDVISFQAGDDETLVDGSRLEAGSYLSDRLYLGYARRFEVTSGPEEDEKNLNEVRLEYQLAPRWTLEMTYGDANVGGADLVWSRDF is encoded by the coding sequence ATGCGGCGCCGGCTGCTGATCGGAGCGGCGCTCCTCCTCGTGGGCGTGCCGTTGCTCCTCCTCGGGGCGGCGGCGCTGATCTTCTCCACCGACGGGGGCCAACGCTGGCTCGCCGCGCGGGTGGTGGCGCAGGTCAACCCGCGGATCGCCGGGCGCGTGGCCCTCGAGCGGGCAGCGCTGGGCCTCGACGGCGTCCGCCTCGAGGGCGTGCGGATCTGGGCGCCCGGGGCGGCCGAGCCGGCGGTGGAGGCGGGCTCGCTCTACGTGGCGCCGGCGATCACGGCGGCGCTGCTCCAGGGGCGGGTGCGGATCCACGACGCGCTCCTCGAGGAGGCGCGGGTGCTGGTGGAGTCGCCTGCGGACGGCGGGCTCCCCGGGATCGCCAGGGCCTTCCAGCCCCGCGACCCAGCGCCGCCTGCTCGCGATGCGGGTGACGAAGGCGGCGGCGGCTGGGAGATCCTCGTCGACCGGATCGCGATCGAGCGGAGCGCGCTGGTGGTCCGCACCGTTGGCGCACCGCCGCAGGTCGATCTCGACGGGCTCTCCCTCGAGCTGCGGGGCCGCGTCGATGCGGACGGCGTCCGGGCCGATGGCTCGCTAACGGCGCGGCTGCACGCGCCGGTCCAGGGGCCCGCCGCGGTGGAGATCGGCGCCACCCTCGGAGGCGGCTACCGGTCGCTGCAGGTGCGGCGCCTCGAGGGGCGGATCGGCGGATCGACCATCGCCTTCCACGGCAACGCCGCCCTCGATTCGCTCGCGGCGGAGATCCCCTCGCTGCAGATGCGCCTGCTGCCCGCCGACGTGCCGGGCCTGGTGGCGGGCTGGTCGCCGACGGTGCCGCTGCGCCTCGAAGGCAGCGCGCGCTTCGCGAGCGGCACCCTGGCCACGAAGCTCGAGGTGGTGCAGGAGGCGCCCGGTGCGCCGGCGCCGCCGCCCGACGACGCTATCGCCCGAGCCGACGCGAAAGATGCCTTGCCCGCGTCCGATCGGCCCGTTGCCGGTGATCCCGATGCGCCACCGGCGCCACGCCACCTGCGGATCGACGCGGAGCTCCAGCCCGTCGCCGGCACCTGGCGCCTCGATCTGCGCGGCGCCGCCCTCGATCCCCACGGCTTCGACGCCCGCGCGCCTGCAGGTGCGATCGATCTCGGCCTCGCCCTCGAGGGCGCCGGCCTCGACCAGGCAGACGGCACCATCGAGCTGCCGGCGGTGGAGCTCGGCGGGGGGCGCGCCGGGCCGATCCGGATCGCCGGCAGCTTCCGCGAGGAGCGCCTCGAGTTCCGCTCCCTCTCCGCGACCCTCGCCGGCGGCAGCCTCGAGGCCAGCGGCTGGAGCGGCGCGGAGCGGGCCGATCTCCGCTTCGATCTCGACGCGCGCAACGCCCGCCAGCTGCTCCGCGAGGTGGAGCGCATCGCCGCAGGTGCAGGCGCGGAGCTGCCCGCGCTGCCGGCGATCACCGGCGCCGCCCGGATCGACGGCAGGGTGCAAGGGCCCTTCGCGGCGCCTGCGGTTGTCGCCCGGATCCGATCCCCCGATCTCACCGTCGCCGGAAGCCGCCTCGTCGGCCTCGACGGCGACGTCGACCTCGCCGGCCCGCCGACGAAGCCCAGCGGCAAGGTCTCGCTGCGCCTCGAGCGGGCGGCGCTCGGCTCCACCCGGATCGACGCCGTCACCGCGGATCTCCACCTCGGCGGCACCCGGCTCCGCGGCACCGTGGACGGCAGGACCGTCGCCGGGCGGATCCGCGCCGACCTCGACGTGGAGGGGCGACGGGCTTGGCAGGAGCTGGCGGTGGGCCGCCTCGACCTGCGCTGGCCCCGTGCGGCCTGGAGCCTCGCATCGCCGGCCCGCCTGGTGCTCGCCGACGGCATCACGGTGGAGGGGCTCGCGCTGCGCAGCGATCACGGCGCCCGGATCGACGGCAGCGGCAGCCTCCGCGCCAGCGGCGCCCTCGCCCTCGATCTGCGGGCCGCCGGCGTCGATCTCGGGCGGCTTCCCCCTGCGCTCGCGCCGGCGGAGCTCGGCCTCGCCGGCACCGCCTCGCTCAGCGCGAAACTCGGCGGAACCGTGGGGCGGCCGAAGGGCGAGGTGCAGCTCGCCCTGGCGGACGGCGCCCTCGGCGGCGTGGAGGGGATCGCGCTCGACACCTGGCTCCTCCTCGACGGAAAGACGGTCGAGGCGAAGCTGCGGGGCGGCCACGGCGGCGCGCAGCTCGAGGCGACGGCGACCGCCGCCTGGCCGATCGCGCCCCGGGGCCGCTTCGGCTTAGACGGCCGACTCACCGGCCTCGATCTCGCCGAGCTGGTGAGGCTGCTGGCATTGGACGAGGCCCTCGCCGGCAGCGTCGCCGCCGAGCTGTCGCTCGAGGGCAGCCTCGACGATCCGCGGGGCACGGTGGAGATCCGGGGCAGTGCGCTCGCCGCCCGTGGGGTCGAGCTCACCGCAGCCCGGATCGGCGCCGTCCTCGGCGAGGAGATTCGGATCGAGGCCGACGCTGCAGGCGGGGCGGGCACGGTGGAAGGCGCCGTCACCTTCGCCCTCTCGCCAGCAGCGCTCCGCCGCCATCCCGAGGCCCTCCTCGCCGCGCCGCTGCAGGGCCGGGTGCAGGCGAAGGGGCTGGAGCTCGCGCGGCTCGCAGCAGCTGGTGGCGCCGATCCCCTGGCCCTGCGGGGCAGCGTCGACGTCGACGCGGCGCTCACCGGATCGATCCGCGCGCCCCGCGGCACCGCCACGCTGCAGCTCGTCGACGCCTGGAACGGCGAGGTCGGCCCCCTCGACGCAACGCTCGTGCTCGCGGCGCAGGATGGCGGCACCGAGCTGCGCGTCGATTCGAAGATCCTCGGCAAGCGTTTCCTCGCGGGATCCCTCGGCGTCGCCGCAGCGCTGGAGCAGCTCGGCGATCCCGAGGCGCTGCGGCACACGGCGCTCCGCGGCGAGGTCGCTGCCCGCTCGCTGGAGCTGGCGGCGGCGGCCTGGGCCTTCGGCTTCCGGGGCGAGACCGCCGGCACCGTGGAGGGCACCCTCCGCCTCGCCGGGACCACCGGCGCGCCGCGGATCGATCTCGATGCGCAGGTGGCGGATCTCGCCCTCGGCGGCGTCGCCTTCGGCGAGGTGGCCCTCGACGCTTCCTACGAAGGGCGCAAACTCGGGGCAGCCGTCGCATTGCGCGGCGCCTCCGGCGGGGAGGCGTCGCTCCGCGGCGCCTGGCCCGTCGATCTCGCGATCCCCGCCGTCGCCGGCGGCAGCCTCGCCGCCCTGGCGGAGGCGCCGCTCGATCTCGCCTTCAAGGCCACCGCCCTCGACCTGGCCTTCCTCGAGGGGCTCTCGCCCGATCTGCGGCAGGCGGAAGGAAAGCTCGACGGCACGGTGCAGGTCGTCGGCAAGCTCCCGCTTCCCACGTTCGAGGGCGCGCTCGCGCTGCGCGACGGGCGCTTCGGCTACACCGGCTACGGCGACGTCCGCGAGATCGCCCTCGAAGTCGAGCTGCGGCCCGAGGTGATCCGCCTCCGCCGGATGAGCGCCGAGGCAGGCGGGACCATCACCGCCAGCGGCGCCGCGACCCGTGGCGGGCCGGGCGAGCCCTACGCGATCGATCTGCAGCTCGACTCGAAGCGCTTCGCCCTCACCACCGACGATCTCGTCCGGGGCTGGCTCGACGCGCGGGCGCAGGTGACCGGCAGCGCGGGCCTCGAGGGTGTCGACGCCCGCCTGGCGATCGAGCGCGCGGCGATCGAGCTCGCCGACACGCCGAGCAAGGCGGTGCAGTCGCTCGATCCCCATCCGGACTTCGTCGTCGTGCGCGGCGGGATGGCGCCGCTCCGCGCGATTCACAAAAGGGTGAAGGCTGTGCGCCGGCGCGACGACGGCGGTTATCCGATCGCGCTGGCGATCGCCTCGGAGCGGCCCGTCCGGATCGAGGGCACCGACGTGCAGCTCACCGCCGGCGCCGATCTCTCCATCGTGGTCCTCGACGGGAGCCCACAATTCGCCGGCACCATCTCGGTGGAGAAGGGGCACGTGATGGTGATGAGCCGGCGCTTCGAGTTCGCCAGGGGCCGCGTCTACTACACCGGCGCGGAGGCCCCCGGCGATCCCAGGCTCGACGTGGTGGTGCGCCACGAATCGCAGCATGCGCTGGTCACGGTCACCGTCGGCGGCACGGTCCAGAAGCCCACCACCAACCTGCGCTCCAACCCGCCCTACAGCGAGGCGCAGATCGCCGAGCTCCTCGCCACGGGGCGTCTCCAGGGCAGGGTGGGCGCAGCGGGAGCCGCCGGCGCCGGTGGCGCTGCCTCGGCGCTGGGCGCGGTGCTGACCACGCAGCTGAAGAAGGGGATCGCGGCGAAGCTTCCCCTCGACGTGATCTCCTTCCAGGCCGGCGACGACGAGACCCTCGTCGACGGCAGCAGGCTGGAGGCGGGGAGCTACCTCTCCGACCGGCTCTACCTCGGCTACGCCCGTCGCTTCGAAGTCACGAGCGGCCCCGAGGAGGACGAGAAGAACCTCAACGAGGTGCGCCTCGAATACCAGCTCGCGCCCCGCTGGACCCTCGAGATGACCTACGGTGACGCCAACGTCGGCGGCGCCGACCTGGTCTGGAGCCGGGACTTCTGA
- a CDS encoding autotransporter assembly complex protein TamA, with the protein MSVVVGLRQLVLVALCVGAFAGCAHVEPGREVLEEMEFEGNATLSDAEIEERLALSETPIWPWADPRYYDAGTLTGDRRRLLRYYQANGFYEARVKSRVRRGDGEARVTFVVEEGPASLVERVEVQGLEDLPQPVRQAVLARPLPLRKGARITEAAWDATRRELAQRLRDQGYGDVEVAGSVQVDVDARKAAAVAQVEPGQRLAFGRTVITGGVEIPRKTILESVRRDIPEGSRYSDARLAEAEANLLSMGVFGAVRVSRGPTNPENGTVPVMVAVREAPFQTVRAGVGAGIDGSGVTMRATGDYAHRNFLGGLRTLRFENEIGYALLTGEAAEIVEQGVVGESALDFTQPDLIRRLDANLRLEYEHDLEFAYTFDAVKGRVGFPIRLHRSLTFTPSYNVQRFWLEQNEGVESSGESGNCQLEQGDCVLAYVEERLAWDRRDNPIETTSGWYTALSVQQGRSWLGSESNYDRVLGEVRWYQPMPWDWVLALKVEGGLLFPHELEPGVRESSPIMERFYAGGQNSVRAFANQRLSPVARSTSAAQDTVPIGGDALLEGSAELRVPLVGDLGMALFVDAGNVARDAFTDAGELLRPNVGVGAGIRYKTPFGPVRLDVGWLAVKNLPCLVEDGACSDVAVEEDPFAIHFSIGEAF; encoded by the coding sequence GTGTCCGTGGTCGTCGGTCTGCGACAGCTCGTCTTGGTCGCTCTCTGCGTGGGGGCCTTCGCCGGCTGTGCCCACGTGGAGCCGGGCCGCGAGGTGCTCGAAGAGATGGAGTTCGAGGGGAACGCGACCCTCTCGGACGCGGAGATCGAGGAGCGCCTCGCCCTGAGCGAGACGCCGATCTGGCCCTGGGCCGACCCCCGCTACTACGACGCCGGCACCCTGACCGGGGATCGCCGCCGCCTCCTTCGCTACTACCAGGCCAACGGCTTCTACGAGGCGCGGGTGAAGAGCCGGGTGCGCCGCGGCGACGGCGAGGCCCGCGTCACCTTCGTGGTGGAGGAGGGGCCCGCCTCCCTCGTCGAGAGGGTCGAGGTCCAGGGGCTGGAGGATCTGCCGCAGCCGGTGAGGCAGGCGGTGCTCGCCAGGCCGCTGCCGCTGCGTAAGGGCGCGCGGATCACCGAGGCGGCCTGGGACGCCACCCGCAGGGAACTCGCGCAGCGGCTCCGCGACCAGGGCTACGGCGACGTCGAGGTCGCCGGATCGGTGCAGGTCGACGTCGACGCCCGCAAGGCCGCCGCCGTGGCGCAGGTCGAGCCGGGGCAGCGCCTCGCCTTCGGCAGGACGGTGATCACCGGCGGCGTGGAGATCCCCCGCAAGACGATCCTCGAGTCGGTGCGCCGCGACATCCCCGAGGGGAGCCGCTATTCCGACGCGCGCCTCGCCGAGGCGGAGGCGAACCTCCTCTCGATGGGCGTCTTCGGCGCGGTGCGGGTGAGCCGCGGGCCGACCAACCCCGAGAACGGCACCGTGCCGGTGATGGTGGCGGTGCGCGAGGCGCCCTTCCAGACGGTGCGGGCCGGTGTCGGCGCCGGCATCGACGGCAGCGGCGTGACCATGCGCGCCACCGGGGACTACGCGCACCGCAACTTCCTCGGCGGGCTGCGCACGCTGCGCTTCGAGAACGAGATCGGCTACGCGCTCCTCACCGGCGAGGCGGCGGAGATCGTGGAGCAGGGCGTGGTGGGTGAGAGCGCCCTCGACTTCACCCAGCCCGATCTGATCCGGCGCCTCGACGCCAACCTGCGCCTCGAATACGAGCACGACCTCGAATTCGCCTACACCTTCGACGCGGTGAAGGGCCGCGTCGGTTTCCCGATCCGCCTGCACCGCTCGCTCACCTTCACGCCGAGCTACAACGTGCAGCGCTTCTGGCTGGAGCAGAACGAGGGCGTGGAGAGCTCCGGCGAGAGCGGCAATTGCCAGCTGGAGCAGGGCGATTGTGTGCTCGCCTACGTGGAGGAGCGCCTCGCCTGGGATCGCCGCGACAACCCGATCGAGACCACCTCCGGCTGGTATACGGCGCTCTCGGTGCAGCAGGGGCGCAGCTGGCTCGGCAGCGAGTCGAATTACGATCGGGTGCTGGGCGAGGTGCGCTGGTACCAGCCGATGCCGTGGGATTGGGTGCTGGCGCTCAAGGTCGAAGGCGGTCTGCTCTTCCCGCACGAGCTGGAGCCCGGCGTCCGCGAGTCCTCGCCGATCATGGAGCGCTTCTACGCCGGCGGGCAGAACTCGGTGCGCGCCTTCGCCAACCAGCGCCTCTCGCCGGTGGCGCGGAGCACGAGCGCTGCCCAGGACACGGTGCCGATCGGCGGCGACGCGCTCCTCGAGGGATCGGCGGAGCTCCGCGTGCCGCTGGTCGGCGACCTCGGCATGGCGCTCTTCGTCGACGCGGGCAACGTGGCCCGCGACGCCTTCACCGACGCCGGCGAGCTCCTGCGCCCCAACGTCGGCGTCGGCGCCGGCATCCGCTACAAGACGCCGTTCGGTCCCGTGCGCCTCGACGTGGGCTGGCTGGCGGTGAAGAACCTGCCCTGCCTCGTGGAGGACGGCGCCTGCAGCGACGTCGCCGTCGAGGAGGATCCCTTCGCGATCCACTTCTCGATCGGGGAGGCGTTCTGA